In a genomic window of Cyanobacteria bacterium FACHB-DQ100:
- a CDS encoding glycosyltransferase family 39 protein — MDRKISIGNQSGTPRYQAWIDPGWTIGLWSAAIVLFTINLGVLPLRDWDEGIVAQIAREIANAPFESLTWLHPRDLNGAPYLNKPPLVHWLIALCYRIWGVSEWTTRLPGALLTATSVPLLYGIGREVFFQRSTAVFAALVYLTSLPVVRQGRLAMLDGAILCFFLAMMFCLLRSRRDLRWGLGVGLGFSCLCLTKGILGILLAAIALVFITWDTPRLLRSGYLWAGFGLGCVPVALWNGAQVYRYGEAFLATHFFDQSLKRVSDSVEDNQGLITYYVWEVLKNGVPWVVFLPIAFRHAWENRTLSWARLVLVWSGIYFAVISLMQTKLPWYAMPLYPAFALVVGAQLQRFWQPVSSEPPMIKRVRVWVSVFLVLAIVAWAGAIYYTFWVRSQPDVQLVFATLALTLTVTAVLMARQDVQFVVVLIWGTFLTLLVLMMSNYWIWELQEAFPAKPVAQMIQEATAKGQTIYTSYPYFRPSLNFYSERSIVPASSEALLKRWREDAHPYLLLDPASLKKLPQKQIQFLGMSEEWALVSRAPAVKTINTAKRKK, encoded by the coding sequence ATGGATCGCAAGATTTCGATCGGGAATCAATCAGGAACACCGCGCTATCAAGCTTGGATTGATCCAGGTTGGACGATCGGACTGTGGAGTGCTGCGATCGTGCTGTTTACGATTAATCTCGGTGTTCTCCCCTTGAGAGATTGGGATGAGGGCATCGTGGCACAGATTGCCCGTGAAATTGCGAATGCTCCGTTTGAATCCCTAACCTGGCTGCACCCCCGCGATCTCAATGGCGCACCGTATTTGAACAAGCCGCCTTTGGTGCATTGGTTGATTGCCTTGTGCTATCGAATATGGGGAGTGAGTGAATGGACGACGCGACTTCCCGGAGCGCTGCTAACAGCGACTTCGGTTCCGCTGCTGTATGGCATTGGGCGTGAGGTCTTTTTTCAGCGCAGTACGGCTGTGTTCGCCGCACTGGTTTATCTCACTTCGCTACCTGTCGTGCGTCAGGGACGATTAGCGATGCTTGACGGTGCGATTCTGTGCTTTTTTCTGGCGATGATGTTTTGTTTGCTGCGATCGCGGCGAGATTTGCGTTGGGGTTTGGGAGTTGGTTTAGGATTTAGCTGCCTTTGTTTGACGAAAGGGATTTTAGGAATTTTGCTGGCAGCGATCGCGCTGGTGTTTATCACTTGGGATACGCCGCGATTATTGAGATCAGGATATTTATGGGCGGGCTTTGGTTTAGGCTGTGTTCCCGTTGCGCTCTGGAATGGAGCGCAGGTTTATCGGTATGGTGAGGCGTTTTTAGCGACGCATTTTTTTGATCAATCTTTGAAGCGCGTGTCAGATTCGGTTGAGGATAATCAAGGATTAATTACCTACTACGTTTGGGAAGTCCTGAAAAATGGGGTTCCGTGGGTGGTGTTTTTGCCGATCGCGTTTCGTCATGCTTGGGAAAATCGCACTCTAAGCTGGGCAAGATTGGTTCTGGTGTGGAGCGGAATTTATTTTGCTGTGATTTCGCTGATGCAAACCAAACTGCCTTGGTATGCAATGCCACTTTATCCAGCCTTTGCGCTGGTGGTTGGGGCACAGTTGCAGCGATTTTGGCAACCTGTCTCCTCAGAACCACCGATGATTAAGCGGGTTCGGGTTTGGGTGAGCGTGTTTTTGGTGTTGGCGATCGTCGCTTGGGCAGGTGCGATCTACTATACGTTTTGGGTACGATCGCAGCCGGATGTGCAATTGGTATTTGCAACGCTGGCGCTGACGCTAACGGTAACGGCAGTTCTGATGGCGCGTCAGGATGTGCAGTTTGTCGTGGTATTGATTTGGGGGACGTTTTTGACGCTGCTGGTCTTGATGATGTCGAATTATTGGATCTGGGAACTGCAAGAAGCATTTCCGGCAAAACCTGTGGCACAAATGATTCAGGAAGCCACCGCCAAAGGGCAAACGATTTATACGTCCTATCCTTATTTCCGCCCGTCGCTGAACTTCTATAGTGAGCGATCGATTGTTCCAGCGAGTTCTGAAGCCTTGTTAAAACGCTGGCGCGAGGATGCTCATCCCTATTTGCTGCTCGATCCCGCGTCGTTGAAGAAGTTGCCACAAAAGCAAATCCAGTTTCTGGGCATGAGTGAGGAGTGGGCGTTAGTGAGTCGAGCACCTGCGGTAAAAACGATCAACACAGCAAAGCGAAAGAAATGA
- the rpiA gene encoding ribose-5-phosphate isomerase RpiA, producing MNADPVTMMKQQVGYAAAAKVQSNTIVGLGTGSTTAYAIQAIGERLQAGDLQNVKGVPTSFQAIVLARQFGIPLTTLDEIEKIDIAIDGADEVDPQKNLIKGGGAAHTQEKIVDSLADQFIVVVDSGKLVDHLGSTFLLPVEVIPMAVTPVMKAIEKLGGKPQLRMGVKKAGPVVTDQGNLVVDVKFDRIDNPADLEKALNNLPGVLENGLFVGVADVIMVGEVKDGQPSVREF from the coding sequence ATGAATGCAGACCCCGTAACAATGATGAAACAGCAAGTCGGTTATGCGGCGGCTGCCAAAGTGCAATCGAATACGATCGTCGGTCTCGGTACAGGTTCGACCACCGCTTATGCGATTCAAGCGATCGGCGAGCGATTGCAAGCTGGTGATCTGCAAAACGTTAAAGGGGTTCCGACTTCGTTTCAAGCGATCGTTCTAGCCCGTCAGTTTGGCATTCCTTTAACTACGCTCGATGAGATTGAAAAGATTGATATTGCGATCGATGGTGCGGATGAAGTTGATCCACAGAAGAACCTGATTAAAGGCGGTGGCGCGGCTCACACGCAAGAAAAGATTGTTGATAGCTTGGCGGATCAATTCATCGTTGTGGTCGATAGCGGCAAACTGGTGGATCATCTGGGTTCTACCTTCTTGCTTCCAGTTGAAGTGATTCCGATGGCAGTAACTCCGGTGATGAAAGCGATCGAAAAGCTTGGCGGTAAGCCTCAATTAAGAATGGGCGTGAAAAAGGCGGGGCCTGTTGTGACCGATCAAGGAAACTTAGTTGTGGATGTGAAGTTCGATCGCATCGACAATCCCGCTGACCTAGAGAAAGCACTAAACAATTTGCCCGGAGTTCTTGAGAACGGCTTATTTGTGGGTGTTGCCGATGTGATTATGGTCGGAGAAGTCAAAGACGGACAGCCAAGCGTCAGAGAGTTCTAA
- a CDS encoding carbohydrate porin: MDQVTSVSELSDVRPGDWAFEAVRSLVERYGVLRGYPDGTFRGNRPLSRNEFVAAIATVIGRIEEQLLAGNENTTLREDIQTIRRLIAAYGNAFSQLRSRVDNINTRITTLERQQFSTTTKLDGQVYYVLTDGTRANATVLARVRLNLLTSFQGNDRLVTQLEAGNNGGDAIALAHNERQNLLGTTGVLADGGGLDPVEATPQLKIRKLYYAFRPAENLEIAVGSNLPPSDFIDRNSFANQSGQNFGSSFFANNPLIVQNEIDRFGGAGAAIAWSPDRNFTFRALYAAADSSNPSAGLFRDRYQASVEAEYAIPNQPIKVQLQYTNAKINGTQINAAGLGAEWAIQQRFGVFGIFGRLGIGSYRGFNPLLQQDLDLNPKTWTLGVSFQNFLIPGSKAGLAIGQPFITDRLGNATQTNFEAFFGLLLNDRLNVSPSVIVVTNPNNRASPTIVEWSLRVLYGF, from the coding sequence ATGGATCAAGTCACGTCTGTTTCTGAATTATCGGATGTGCGTCCGGGCGATTGGGCATTTGAAGCGGTGCGATCGTTGGTAGAACGATACGGAGTGTTGAGGGGATATCCGGACGGTACCTTTCGCGGCAATCGCCCTTTGAGCCGTAACGAGTTTGTCGCCGCGATCGCAACCGTCATCGGCAGAATCGAAGAACAACTCCTTGCTGGAAATGAAAACACAACGCTCAGGGAAGATATCCAGACGATTCGGCGCTTGATTGCGGCTTACGGGAATGCGTTCTCTCAATTGCGATCGCGAGTTGACAACATCAACACTCGGATTACGACTCTTGAACGACAGCAATTTTCGACAACCACAAAGCTAGACGGACAAGTTTATTACGTGCTAACTGATGGCACCAGAGCGAATGCAACTGTTTTGGCGCGTGTTCGGCTGAATTTACTCACCAGCTTTCAAGGGAACGATCGCCTCGTCACGCAACTTGAGGCAGGCAACAATGGCGGAGATGCGATCGCTCTGGCACACAACGAACGCCAAAACTTACTTGGAACTACGGGAGTTTTAGCAGATGGTGGTGGACTTGATCCGGTCGAAGCAACTCCTCAACTCAAAATTCGTAAGCTCTATTATGCGTTTCGTCCGGCTGAGAACTTAGAAATTGCCGTTGGCTCGAATCTACCGCCGAGTGATTTTATCGATCGCAATAGCTTCGCCAATCAATCCGGGCAAAATTTCGGCTCTAGTTTCTTTGCCAACAATCCATTGATTGTGCAAAACGAGATCGATCGCTTTGGCGGAGCGGGAGCCGCGATCGCTTGGTCGCCTGATCGTAATTTCACCTTCAGAGCGCTATACGCCGCAGCAGATTCCTCAAATCCTAGCGCGGGATTGTTCCGCGATCGTTATCAAGCCAGTGTGGAAGCAGAATATGCAATTCCAAATCAGCCGATCAAGGTGCAATTGCAATACACCAACGCAAAGATTAATGGCACTCAGATCAATGCAGCAGGTCTCGGTGCAGAATGGGCAATTCAACAGCGTTTTGGTGTGTTTGGCATCTTTGGACGCTTGGGAATCGGTAGCTATCGCGGATTTAATCCTCTCTTACAGCAAGACCTCGATCTGAATCCGAAAACTTGGACATTAGGCGTTTCGTTTCAAAACTTTCTCATTCCTGGGTCAAAAGCCGGGTTAGCGATCGGACAACCCTTCATCACCGATCGCTTAGGTAACGCGACTCAAACAAACTTTGAAGCCTTTTTCGGACTGCTGCTCAACGATCGCTTAAATGTCAGCCCCTCGGTGATCGTTGTGACGAATCCCAACAATCGCGCTAGTCCAACGATCGTCGAATGGTCGTTGCGAGTGCTTTACGGGTTCTAA
- the gloA gene encoding lactoylglutathione lyase, translating to MRLLHTMLRVGNLEESLKFYCDLLGMKLLRKKDYPGGEFTLAFVGYGAEADTAVLELTYNWGKDNYELGDAYGHIAIGVDDIYATCEAIAQRGGKVTRQPGAMKHGSTVIAFVEDPDGYKVELIQLGTQGSASEKAAATANA from the coding sequence ATGCGTTTATTACACACCATGCTTCGTGTCGGAAACCTAGAAGAGTCGCTGAAGTTTTATTGCGATTTACTGGGCATGAAGCTTTTAAGAAAAAAAGATTACCCCGGTGGAGAGTTCACTTTGGCATTTGTCGGCTACGGGGCAGAGGCGGATACGGCTGTGCTTGAACTCACCTACAACTGGGGAAAAGACAACTATGAGCTAGGCGATGCTTACGGGCATATCGCGATCGGAGTCGATGATATTTATGCGACTTGTGAGGCGATCGCTCAACGGGGCGGAAAAGTGACGCGCCAACCGGGGGCAATGAAACATGGCTCTACGGTGATTGCCTTTGTTGAAGATCCAGATGGCTACAAAGTTGAACTGATCCAACTTGGCACACAAGGTTCAGCATCGGAAAAAGCAGCAGCCACCGCGAACGCTTGA
- a CDS encoding CIA30 family protein: protein MNEQRTQWDLGRFVQTLEYFEAIPVVSWLQKMFQPRPNPQPALNNQVLFDFSDPTIDLHNTWGALDDVVMGGVSDSGVRLGNGVAVFSGNVSTANSGGFASIRTRNFDPAIDLSAFTGIELRIKGDGNRYKFLVRDDDGWDSVGYSHSFDTVAGEWITVQIPFAQLVPVFRAKTLSSAKPISANVIRSFQLMLSKFEYDGALNPRFNSGSFRLEIESIVAY, encoded by the coding sequence ATGAATGAACAACGGACTCAATGGGATTTGGGTCGATTTGTGCAAACTTTAGAGTATTTTGAAGCAATTCCCGTTGTCAGTTGGCTGCAAAAAATGTTTCAACCTCGTCCCAATCCTCAGCCTGCGCTCAACAATCAGGTTCTATTCGATTTCAGTGATCCGACGATCGACCTGCACAACACTTGGGGCGCTCTCGATGATGTGGTGATGGGCGGCGTGAGTGATAGCGGTGTTCGTCTGGGAAATGGAGTCGCTGTTTTTTCGGGGAATGTTTCGACGGCGAATTCGGGTGGATTTGCTTCGATTCGGACGCGCAATTTTGATCCGGCGATCGATCTGTCTGCATTTACCGGAATCGAACTGCGAATCAAAGGAGATGGGAATCGCTATAAGTTTTTAGTGCGCGATGATGATGGCTGGGATAGCGTCGGCTATTCTCATTCGTTTGATACGGTTGCAGGGGAATGGATCACCGTGCAAATTCCCTTTGCTCAACTCGTTCCCGTCTTCCGGGCAAAAACGCTATCGAGTGCGAAACCAATCTCCGCAAATGTGATTCGCTCTTTTCAATTGATGCTGAGTAAATTTGAATATGATGGCGCACTGAATCCACGATTTAATTCTGGATCATTTCGCTTAGAAATTGAGTCGATCGTAGCTTATTAG
- a CDS encoding alpha/beta hydrolase → MLKFHPPGFGQKFTQTSLGTIAYYTQAQGITETPIVFLHSFGGGSSAYEWSKVYPFFESTIAPDLIGWGDSSHPARDYRPEDYVMMVAEFLEKISDQPVTLVAASLTGALAIRLATQRPELVRSLFLVCPSGFDDFGQNAGRRIPLDIINTPILDRIIYTIGATNDLAVRNFLENFLFANRDRITPEIVNAYLESARKSNAEYAALSFLRGDLYFDLSLYLPQLNTPTAIVWGNQALFTDVNLGRRIAAANPQAIRRFEVVPESGVLAHLEQPAIVARLLKQWINSETD, encoded by the coding sequence ATGCTGAAATTTCATCCTCCAGGGTTCGGGCAAAAGTTTACTCAAACCAGCTTAGGCACGATCGCATATTACACGCAGGCGCAAGGAATCACCGAAACGCCGATCGTATTCCTTCACAGCTTCGGGGGTGGCTCTTCAGCGTATGAATGGTCAAAAGTTTATCCCTTCTTTGAGTCAACGATCGCGCCTGATCTAATAGGTTGGGGAGATTCGAGCCATCCCGCCCGCGATTACCGACCCGAAGATTATGTGATGATGGTCGCAGAGTTCTTAGAAAAAATATCAGATCAGCCTGTCACGTTGGTTGCTGCTTCACTTACAGGAGCATTGGCAATTCGGTTAGCGACACAACGACCGGAACTGGTGCGATCGCTGTTTCTCGTCTGTCCTTCTGGATTTGATGATTTTGGACAGAATGCAGGGCGACGAATTCCCTTGGATATTATCAATACGCCAATTTTGGATCGAATTATTTATACGATCGGTGCAACAAATGACCTGGCAGTACGGAATTTTCTAGAGAACTTCCTGTTTGCAAATCGAGATCGGATTACACCAGAAATAGTTAATGCCTATCTAGAATCGGCTCGAAAATCAAATGCAGAATACGCTGCGCTGTCATTTTTGCGGGGCGATTTGTACTTCGATTTGTCGCTCTATTTGCCGCAATTAAACACACCGACTGCGATCGTCTGGGGAAATCAAGCCCTATTTACCGATGTCAATTTAGGGCGACGCATTGCAGCGGCAAATCCACAAGCAATTCGGCGATTTGAAGTTGTGCCAGAGTCGGGTGTTTTAGCACATTTGGAACAGCCCGCGATCGTCGCTCGGCTGCTCAAACAATGGATAAATTCGGAGACAGATTGA
- a CDS encoding glutathionylspermidine synthase family protein yields the protein MSNPFHGIERDRFFQQIRMPWYNLAMMNATSDIPSPYALYHCHPVTEDQVIRMKRSAERVGAVLAHLWSVVREFDEETLLEYGFPEETLRVIQFDRLAPFCMRLDWCWNEKTQVYKVIEANVQTPSFWFECLEGNAKVAEHFGFKPPELGLQSVLSYAMSQQLQRAADWLKKPLERCQIALTTLNNTEDMGTMRWLRPFTAENCRVFPIEELKIKNHQYLFHETTGEPIDILFMWYPVEWVIHDRDAEGKELWSALEELILKRKVAIVNFASAFALQPKSIFALISDLGLDFFPSELAETVYDLFPKTAQTSDEMGDTYFAKPVLGRQGEGCFSMIRGEVGVESSNQDPWYTNQDYVYQELLDFPTVGIAEKSLTALWSTWLFNNGDDRFTAGGVGLRVSEGKITDDYSYWCPIGVPV from the coding sequence ATGAGCAATCCATTTCACGGGATTGAGCGCGATCGCTTCTTCCAACAAATCCGAATGCCTTGGTACAACCTGGCAATGATGAATGCGACTTCTGACATTCCAAGTCCTTATGCGCTGTATCACTGTCATCCAGTGACAGAAGACCAGGTGATCAGAATGAAGCGATCGGCGGAACGAGTCGGAGCCGTGCTTGCCCATCTTTGGTCAGTAGTACGCGAATTCGATGAGGAAACCTTGCTTGAATATGGATTTCCCGAAGAAACTCTTCGAGTAATTCAGTTCGATCGATTAGCTCCGTTTTGTATGCGGCTCGATTGGTGCTGGAATGAGAAAACGCAGGTGTATAAAGTCATCGAAGCGAATGTGCAAACGCCAAGTTTTTGGTTTGAATGTCTCGAAGGCAATGCCAAAGTTGCAGAGCATTTTGGATTTAAGCCACCAGAACTCGGATTGCAATCTGTTCTGAGCTATGCCATGAGCCAACAGCTTCAACGCGCCGCAGATTGGCTTAAAAAACCACTCGAACGCTGTCAAATTGCCTTAACCACGCTGAACAACACCGAAGATATGGGAACGATGCGCTGGTTAAGACCATTCACGGCTGAAAATTGTCGAGTGTTTCCGATCGAGGAACTAAAAATTAAAAATCATCAATACTTATTTCACGAAACAACCGGAGAACCGATCGATATCTTATTCATGTGGTATCCGGTCGAGTGGGTGATTCACGATCGCGATGCCGAAGGGAAAGAACTTTGGTCAGCATTGGAAGAATTGATTCTGAAACGCAAGGTTGCGATCGTTAATTTCGCGTCAGCTTTCGCACTCCAGCCCAAGAGTATCTTTGCTTTAATTAGCGATTTAGGCTTAGATTTCTTCCCATCAGAACTCGCTGAAACGGTTTACGATCTCTTTCCAAAAACCGCTCAAACTTCAGATGAAATGGGCGATACTTACTTTGCAAAACCCGTTTTAGGACGACAAGGAGAAGGCTGTTTTTCAATGATTCGGGGTGAAGTTGGCGTAGAAAGTTCCAATCAAGATCCTTGGTACACGAATCAAGATTACGTCTATCAAGAATTACTCGATTTCCCCACGGTTGGAATTGCTGAGAAATCACTCACCGCTTTGTGGAGTACCTGGCTATTTAACAATGGAGACGATCGCTTCACTGCGGGCGGGGTTGGATTGCGCGTCTCCGAAGGCAAAATTACCGATGATTACTCGTATTGGTGCCCGATCGGCGTTCCAGTTTAA
- a CDS encoding S8 family serine peptidase has translation MTNPSQSQGNASIPEENRGRILQRGGEELLVEKLDDRFAVNATSKEQAWDLVNKAPIQINPGAAPPQLTEFVVAPNQKVQVLNQVRSEEQVNYASHVYQIKDNPGSKLYVTNQITVQFDPAVSPDVIRSIAEEFALEQVKQIVGIPNTFVFQLTANSTENPLKITNRLITRSEILTAEPNIIVRQQGYYRPKDPLYSKQWHLNHSGGSDLAPGSHVFAEQAWDITKGSRSIVVAVMDDAVDLNHPDFQGLGKVVAPRDFRGKDFDPDPDEAGEDHGTSCAGVAVAEENGFGVVGAAPGCALMPIRTTGFLDDQTIEDLFAWAVDRGASVISCSWGPSAVNYPLSLRQRAAITRAATEGRDGKGCVILFAAGNANRPTNGTINEAGWRNNALSGNTRWFGGFTVHPDVITVSASTSLNKKSAYSNWGAEVSICAPSNNAPPGMGLAGVGYVATPPEVRVALRGLGVVTADRRGNDGYDQGDFTYGFGGTSSACPLAAGVAALVLSANPDLTAQEVRQILQQTADKIVDPDPDPQFGLRKGTYDANGRCDWFGYGKVNAAKAVQAASARKITLMVARSLSAENNNMLMIPDNNLSGITSVIQINDSATVKDIQVSVNIAHDYLGDIELSLIAPSGQIVLLQGRTLGRQTVLNRSYSLQTTLTLRRMLGQSVRGRWLLKAVDAIPNDTGIINGWKLTIGV, from the coding sequence ATGACGAACCCCTCACAATCCCAAGGAAATGCCAGCATTCCAGAAGAAAATCGCGGCAGAATTCTTCAACGTGGTGGTGAAGAGTTACTGGTTGAAAAACTCGACGATCGCTTCGCCGTGAACGCAACTTCTAAAGAGCAAGCCTGGGATTTGGTCAATAAAGCCCCGATTCAAATTAATCCCGGTGCCGCCCCGCCTCAACTCACAGAATTTGTCGTTGCTCCGAATCAGAAAGTTCAGGTACTAAACCAGGTGCGCTCAGAAGAGCAAGTAAACTACGCGAGCCATGTCTATCAAATCAAAGACAATCCTGGCTCAAAGCTCTACGTCACAAATCAAATTACAGTTCAATTTGATCCGGCGGTGAGTCCTGATGTGATTCGCTCGATCGCTGAAGAATTCGCTCTAGAACAGGTGAAACAAATTGTCGGAATTCCCAATACTTTCGTTTTTCAACTCACTGCAAATTCAACCGAAAACCCGCTCAAAATTACCAACCGATTGATTACGCGATCGGAGATTCTGACCGCAGAACCGAACATCATTGTGCGTCAGCAGGGATACTATCGCCCCAAAGATCCGCTCTACTCGAAGCAATGGCACCTGAATCATTCAGGCGGATCAGATTTAGCACCTGGATCGCACGTTTTTGCAGAGCAAGCTTGGGACATTACCAAAGGCAGCCGATCGATCGTAGTTGCAGTCATGGATGATGCCGTCGATTTGAATCATCCCGACTTTCAAGGATTGGGCAAGGTCGTTGCACCGCGAGACTTTAGAGGCAAAGACTTCGACCCTGACCCAGATGAAGCAGGCGAAGATCATGGAACGTCTTGTGCTGGGGTTGCCGTTGCAGAAGAAAACGGCTTCGGGGTTGTGGGAGCCGCTCCGGGTTGTGCATTGATGCCGATTCGGACGACTGGATTTTTGGATGATCAAACGATCGAAGATTTATTCGCTTGGGCGGTCGATCGTGGGGCATCGGTGATTTCTTGCAGTTGGGGTCCGAGTGCGGTCAATTACCCCCTGTCTTTGAGACAACGCGCCGCGATTACTCGCGCTGCTACCGAAGGGCGCGACGGCAAAGGCTGTGTCATTTTATTTGCTGCTGGAAATGCCAATCGCCCGACAAACGGCACCATTAACGAAGCCGGATGGCGCAACAATGCGCTCAGTGGCAATACTCGGTGGTTCGGCGGTTTCACTGTGCATCCAGACGTGATCACCGTTTCTGCCTCAACCAGCTTGAACAAAAAATCGGCTTATAGCAATTGGGGTGCTGAGGTTTCAATCTGTGCGCCCAGCAATAATGCGCCCCCAGGAATGGGACTTGCAGGAGTTGGCTATGTGGCGACACCACCAGAGGTTCGAGTTGCACTGCGGGGATTGGGAGTTGTGACCGCCGATCGACGCGGCAATGATGGCTATGATCAGGGCGATTTTACGTACGGTTTTGGTGGTACATCGAGCGCTTGTCCATTAGCCGCAGGTGTGGCAGCGTTAGTGTTGTCGGCAAACCCAGACTTAACCGCGCAAGAAGTTCGGCAAATCTTGCAGCAAACCGCAGATAAAATTGTTGATCCTGATCCTGATCCGCAGTTTGGGTTGCGTAAAGGAACCTATGATGCAAATGGGCGATGTGATTGGTTTGGCTACGGGAAAGTGAATGCTGCAAAGGCGGTTCAAGCTGCGTCTGCGAGAAAAATAACGCTAATGGTTGCGCGATCGCTTTCTGCCGAGAACAATAATATGCTGATGATTCCTGATAATAATTTGTCAGGAATTACGAGCGTCATTCAGATAAACGACTCTGCGACGGTTAAAGACATTCAAGTGAGCGTTAATATCGCCCACGATTATCTCGGTGATATCGAATTGAGCTTAATCGCGCCTTCGGGACAAATCGTATTATTGCAAGGTCGAACGCTAGGACGGCAGACGGTACTGAATCGATCGTACTCTCTACAAACAACGCTAACACTAAGAAGAATGCTAGGACAATCGGTACGGGGACGTTGGTTATTAAAAGCAGTGGACGCAATTCCAAACGATACTGGAATTATCAACGGTTGGAAGTTAACGATCGGGGTTTAG
- a CDS encoding DNA-3-methyladenine glycosylase 2 family protein translates to MNKLDYAIATQALKSADPKLGAIIDQVGICTLDQAQHLGGLLDSLARSIIYQQLSTKSATAIYHRFLQLYPSGMSAEAILDTPDEMLRQVGLSRQKIIYVKDLAQNVLTGLPTLEELQPLDDETIIQTLTKIKGIGRWTVQMLLIFRLHRWDVLPVDDLGVRSSIRRIYELDELPDRKTVMKIGQAWKPYSTIASWYLWRSLEIS, encoded by the coding sequence ATGAATAAGCTGGATTATGCGATCGCCACGCAAGCCCTAAAATCCGCAGACCCAAAACTGGGTGCGATCATTGATCAAGTTGGAATCTGTACGCTTGATCAAGCCCAGCATTTAGGTGGATTGCTGGATTCGCTGGCACGATCGATTATCTATCAACAGCTTTCGACCAAATCCGCCACTGCTATTTATCATCGCTTTCTGCAACTTTATCCAAGCGGGATGAGTGCAGAAGCGATTTTGGACACACCCGATGAAATGCTACGACAAGTCGGATTATCACGTCAGAAGATCATTTACGTGAAAGACTTAGCCCAAAATGTTTTAACAGGTTTACCAACGCTGGAGGAATTGCAGCCGCTAGATGATGAAACCATTATTCAAACGCTAACGAAAATCAAAGGCATCGGACGCTGGACAGTTCAGATGTTATTGATTTTTCGGCTGCATCGTTGGGATGTTTTACCCGTCGATGATTTAGGAGTTCGATCGAGCATTCGTCGCATTTATGAATTAGATGAATTACCCGATCGCAAAACCGTAATGAAAATTGGACAAGCTTGGAAACCGTATTCAACGATCGCCAGTTGGTATTTATGGCGAAGTTTGGAGATTAGCTAA
- a CDS encoding phosphodiester glycosidase family protein → MGGLYASSSCGVFIIRSSIVKRLWIASLALFGCGGLGLWFVYSLIPPAPVSSQSTPEATTSPASTPIVELPKYQRYSLPNSDIHTVTISPRSRFKVSIAVAPTLETVEEFAKPQKTIAVLNGGFFDPKNAKTTSYVTKNGKVVSNPEQNDRLMQNLDLQPYLPQILERSEFRSYQCGEQVRYAIASRLEKVPSGCKLIDAIGGGPQLLPEFTATEEGFVDPNVGRDSIGVNQRNSRSAIGITQDGSVVLVMAAQRADAPQNSGMSVQALVGFMQRLGVKQALNLDGGSSSALVYQDQTFYGKVDKAGKPVPRAIKSAIVVHE, encoded by the coding sequence ATGGGTGGCTTGTATGCTTCAAGCAGTTGTGGAGTTTTCATCATCAGGAGTTCGATCGTGAAAAGATTGTGGATCGCAAGTTTAGCCTTGTTTGGGTGTGGCGGCTTGGGGTTGTGGTTTGTTTATTCATTGATTCCACCCGCTCCGGTTTCATCACAATCCACGCCAGAGGCAACGACCTCTCCTGCTTCTACGCCGATCGTTGAGTTGCCGAAGTACCAGCGCTATTCTCTACCCAATAGCGATATTCATACGGTAACGATTTCGCCTCGGAGCCGGTTTAAAGTGTCGATCGCGGTTGCTCCAACGCTTGAAACGGTGGAAGAATTTGCCAAACCCCAAAAGACGATCGCGGTTCTCAATGGCGGTTTCTTCGATCCTAAAAACGCGAAAACGACTTCGTATGTCACTAAAAATGGAAAGGTTGTAAGCAATCCCGAGCAGAACGATCGGTTAATGCAGAATCTGGATCTTCAGCCTTATTTGCCACAGATTTTGGAGCGATCAGAGTTTCGCAGTTACCAATGTGGTGAGCAGGTGAGGTATGCGATCGCGTCTCGATTAGAGAAGGTTCCGTCGGGTTGTAAATTGATCGATGCGATCGGGGGAGGTCCTCAGCTTCTACCAGAATTTACTGCGACTGAAGAGGGGTTTGTTGATCCAAACGTGGGACGAGACTCGATCGGTGTGAATCAACGGAATTCAAGAAGCGCGATCGGAATTACGCAAGACGGATCGGTCGTGTTAGTCATGGCAGCCCAGAGAGCGGATGCACCGCAGAATTCTGGAATGTCGGTGCAAGCGCTGGTGGGGTTTATGCAGCGATTGGGAGTGAAGCAGGCGTTAAATCTCGATGGCGGCTCTTCTTCTGCGCTGGTTTACCAAGATCAAACGTTCTATGGCAAAGTGGATAAAGCGGGAAAGCCCGTTCCAAGAGCCATTAAATCTGCCATTGTTGTGCATGAATAA